The following proteins are encoded in a genomic region of Micromonospora olivasterospora:
- a CDS encoding DUF389 domain-containing protein: MVLPGAARLPRGDLILCDVVRERADNVLRGLQELGVEARGGIAADDVELTLSTAAERAAEEAPGSGADAVVWDEVAAKTGEQTELSATYLVLIVVATMIAGIGVLLDQPILIVGAMVVGPEFGPLAALCVALLRRKPATVVRSVQALVAGFLAAMLATVVSTWALTAAGLVHRGMLLAERPLTDFIWRPDALSWVVGLLAGVAGMLSLTSKKSGALVGVLISVTTVPAAANVAVAAAYGVWHEAGGSAVQLLINLCAIVLAGLATLAVQQVWWWHVGRRVRRRAPAEVAVR, encoded by the coding sequence GTGGTGCTTCCCGGCGCGGCCCGGCTACCCCGGGGCGACCTGATCCTCTGCGACGTGGTCCGCGAGCGGGCCGACAACGTGCTGCGCGGGCTGCAGGAACTGGGCGTGGAGGCGCGCGGCGGGATCGCCGCCGACGACGTGGAGCTCACCCTCTCCACCGCCGCCGAGCGGGCCGCCGAGGAGGCGCCGGGCAGCGGCGCGGACGCCGTGGTCTGGGACGAGGTCGCGGCGAAGACGGGCGAGCAGACGGAGCTGTCCGCCACCTATCTGGTGCTCATCGTGGTGGCGACCATGATCGCCGGTATCGGGGTGCTGCTCGACCAGCCCATCCTGATCGTCGGCGCCATGGTGGTCGGCCCCGAGTTCGGCCCGCTCGCCGCGCTCTGCGTGGCGCTGCTGCGGCGTAAGCCGGCGACCGTCGTCCGGTCGGTGCAGGCCCTCGTGGCGGGTTTCCTGGCCGCCATGCTCGCCACGGTGGTCAGCACCTGGGCGCTCACCGCCGCCGGCCTGGTCCACCGGGGCATGCTGCTGGCCGAGCGGCCGCTGACCGACTTCATCTGGCGCCCGGACGCGCTGTCCTGGGTGGTCGGCCTGCTGGCCGGGGTCGCCGGGATGCTCTCGCTGACCTCCAAGAAGTCCGGCGCCCTGGTCGGGGTCCTGATCTCGGTCACCACCGTGCCGGCCGCCGCGAACGTCGCCGTCGCCGCCGCGTACGGGGTGTGGCACGAGGCGGGCGGCTCGGCGGTCCAGTTGCTGATCAACCTGTGCGCGATCGTGCTCGCCGGGCTGGCCACCCTCGCGGTGCAGCAGGTCTGGTGGTGGCACGTGGGCCGGCGGGTCAGGCGCCGGGCCCCGGCCGAGGTCGCCGTGCGCTGA
- the yidD gene encoding membrane protein insertion efficiency factor YidD: MKITSAGHSGGRGRCRCRKPTHCHAAGHCHSEVGARRQGPGCKGRKGALDSCGDDPCSSPGCCDLGLFATLLTLGAVAAGAAGGRAPGSPERTAGSPERTAGSPERTAGSRPGPLDRAGLAAIRGYRRWLSHRWPGQCRYAPTCSAYGLAAVDRYGLAVGGRLAAARLRRCRPRVPLGTADPLP, from the coding sequence ATGAAGATCACCAGCGCCGGCCACTCCGGCGGCCGGGGGCGCTGCCGCTGCCGCAAGCCGACCCACTGCCATGCCGCGGGTCACTGCCACAGCGAGGTCGGCGCGCGTCGGCAGGGACCCGGCTGCAAGGGCCGCAAGGGGGCCCTGGACTCCTGTGGCGACGACCCGTGCAGCAGCCCGGGCTGCTGCGACCTGGGGCTCTTCGCCACCCTGCTCACGCTCGGCGCCGTCGCGGCGGGCGCCGCCGGCGGCCGAGCGCCCGGCAGCCCGGAGCGGACGGCCGGCAGCCCGGAGCGGACGGCCGGCAGCCCGGAGCGGACGGCCGGCAGCCGGCCGGGACCGCTGGACCGGGCCGGTCTCGCCGCGATCCGCGGCTACCGCCGCTGGCTGTCGCACCGCTGGCCGGGGCAGTGCCGGTACGCCCCGACCTGCAGCGCGTACGGGCTTGCCGCCGTCGACCGGTACGGGCTGGCCGTCGGCGGGCGACTCGCGGCGGCCCGGCTGCGCCGTTGCCGGCCGCGGGTGCCGCTCGGAACCGCCGACCCGCTACCCTGA
- a CDS encoding deoxyguanosinetriphosphate triphosphohydrolase family protein: MDLPADPRARRLFGGSARALGDLAGSPFRADRDRIVASPFFARLGGVTQVVSPGGSGLLVHNRLTHSLKVAQVARAIAERLTADTRWRDLLEKLGGCDPDVVEAAALAHDLGHPPFGHLGERVLDRLARQRLGLADGFEGNAQSYRIVTSTEIRGAATTGLDLTAAVRAAMLKYPWTRLDHPDPHPRHLDPPPRGAAAPPDDPDSGSAKFGAYRTELTDLRQAREPFAGRIADWQQTVEASVMDTADDIAYAIHDVEDFYRVGVLQQGAVAAELMAWQRENGHFRAVTEPALAGVARRPGAAIERLRRQLHRKDGWIADDEAFAAAVEHVRQELVEGLLAVPFDGSIEAEQYVARFSARWTTRFVDAITVTDAPSVRSGHVLLAPAQWHEVQVLKFVHHRFVLARPDLALHQRGQARLLGALVEALWEWLLDPEEESRLPRRLHDLVELAEAELHPRTPDRIGRARGRAIVDFVAQLTDGQAVAMLDALSGRSGALWTDAFVL; the protein is encoded by the coding sequence ATGGACCTTCCCGCTGACCCGCGGGCGCGGCGGCTGTTCGGCGGCAGCGCCCGGGCCCTCGGTGACCTCGCCGGCAGCCCGTTCCGCGCCGACCGGGACCGCATCGTCGCCTCGCCCTTCTTCGCCCGGCTCGGCGGGGTCACCCAGGTGGTCAGCCCCGGCGGGTCCGGCCTGCTCGTGCACAACCGGCTCACCCACAGCCTCAAGGTGGCCCAGGTGGCCCGGGCGATAGCCGAGCGGCTCACCGCCGACACGCGGTGGCGGGACCTGCTGGAGAAGCTCGGCGGCTGTGACCCGGACGTGGTGGAGGCCGCCGCGCTCGCCCACGACCTCGGGCACCCGCCGTTCGGGCACCTGGGGGAGCGGGTGCTCGACCGGCTGGCCCGGCAGCGGCTCGGCCTGGCCGACGGCTTCGAGGGCAACGCCCAGTCGTACCGGATCGTCACCAGCACGGAGATCCGCGGCGCGGCCACCACCGGGCTGGACCTGACCGCGGCGGTCCGGGCGGCCATGCTGAAGTACCCGTGGACGCGGCTGGACCACCCCGACCCCCACCCGCGCCACCTCGACCCGCCGCCGCGCGGCGCGGCCGCCCCGCCGGACGACCCCGACAGCGGCTCGGCGAAGTTCGGCGCGTACCGAACGGAGCTGACCGACCTGCGGCAGGCCCGGGAGCCGTTCGCCGGCCGGATCGCCGACTGGCAGCAGACCGTCGAGGCGTCGGTGATGGACACCGCCGACGACATCGCGTACGCCATCCACGACGTGGAGGACTTCTATCGGGTCGGGGTGCTCCAGCAGGGCGCGGTGGCCGCCGAGCTGATGGCCTGGCAGCGGGAGAACGGGCACTTCCGCGCGGTCACCGAGCCGGCCCTGGCCGGGGTCGCCCGCCGCCCCGGGGCGGCCATCGAGCGGCTGCGCCGGCAGCTGCACCGCAAGGACGGCTGGATCGCCGACGACGAGGCGTTCGCCGCCGCCGTCGAGCACGTCCGGCAGGAGCTGGTCGAGGGGCTGTTGGCGGTGCCGTTCGACGGCTCGATCGAGGCCGAGCAGTACGTGGCCCGGTTCTCCGCCCGGTGGACCACCCGGTTCGTGGACGCGATCACCGTCACCGACGCGCCGTCGGTGCGCTCCGGGCACGTGCTGCTCGCCCCGGCGCAGTGGCACGAGGTGCAGGTGCTCAAGTTCGTCCACCACCGGTTCGTGCTGGCCCGGCCGGACCTCGCCCTGCACCAGCGCGGGCAGGCCCGGCTGCTGGGCGCGCTGGTCGAGGCGCTGTGGGAGTGGCTGCTCGACCCGGAGGAGGAGTCCCGGCTGCCGCGCCGGCTGCACGACCTGGTGGAGCTGGCCGAGGCGGAGCTGCACCCGCGTACGCCGGACCGGATCGGCCGGGCGCGGGGGCGGGCGATCGTCGACTTCGTCGCCCAGCTCACCGACGGGCAGGCGGTGGCCATGCTCGACGCGCTCTCCGGTCGCTCCGGCGCGCTCTGGACGGACGCGTTCGTGCTCTGA
- a CDS encoding MBL fold metallo-hydrolase: MAEPAGRGGQRALTRRLRGVAGLAAVAGLAWVARDVPAALGGRLTGARAERAARSPQFRGGTFHNRPGSRSMPGVAGRDLVRELIFGKQKRRPSTAVPLLRPADAPAADDGRELNVVWYGHASTLIEIEGRRVLLDPVWSQRCSPSPLVGPRRLHEPPVGLHELPAVDAILISHDHYDHLDMATVRELTARQSAPFVVPLGVGAHLDRWGVPEHRVVELDWSESHRLGGLTITATAAQHFSGRGLRRDGTLWSSWVVAGPHRRVFYTGDSGYFDGYAEIGAEHGPFDVTLMQIGAYDRAWPGIHMFPEEAVAAHLDLRGGLFVPVHWATFNLALHDWSEPVDRLWAEAKARDVRLAVPRPGERVVVDDPPPVDGWWQAVA, from the coding sequence ATGGCGGAACCAGCGGGGCGGGGCGGGCAACGGGCGCTCACGCGGCGGCTGCGCGGGGTGGCCGGGCTGGCCGCGGTCGCCGGCCTGGCCTGGGTGGCCCGGGACGTGCCGGCGGCGCTGGGCGGCCGGCTCACCGGGGCCCGCGCCGAGCGGGCGGCCCGCTCGCCCCAGTTCCGCGGCGGCACCTTCCACAACCGGCCCGGTTCCCGCTCGATGCCGGGCGTGGCTGGCCGCGACCTGGTCCGGGAGCTGATCTTCGGCAAGCAGAAGCGCCGGCCGAGCACGGCGGTGCCGCTGCTGCGCCCGGCCGACGCGCCCGCCGCCGACGACGGCCGCGAGCTCAACGTCGTCTGGTACGGCCACGCCTCCACGCTGATCGAGATCGAGGGGCGCCGGGTGCTGCTCGACCCGGTGTGGAGCCAGCGGTGCTCCCCGTCGCCGCTGGTCGGGCCGCGCCGGCTGCACGAGCCGCCGGTGGGCCTGCACGAACTGCCCGCCGTCGATGCCATCCTGATCTCCCACGACCACTACGACCACCTCGACATGGCCACCGTGCGGGAGTTGACGGCCCGGCAGTCCGCGCCCTTCGTGGTGCCGCTGGGCGTCGGGGCGCACCTGGACCGGTGGGGCGTGCCGGAGCACCGGGTCGTCGAGCTGGACTGGTCGGAGAGCCACCGGCTGGGCGGGCTGACGATCACCGCCACCGCCGCCCAGCACTTCTCCGGCCGGGGGCTGCGCCGCGACGGCACGCTGTGGAGCTCCTGGGTGGTGGCCGGCCCGCACCGGCGGGTCTTCTACACCGGCGACTCGGGCTACTTCGACGGGTACGCCGAGATCGGCGCGGAGCACGGCCCGTTCGACGTCACGCTGATGCAGATCGGCGCGTACGACCGCGCGTGGCCGGGCATCCACATGTTCCCGGAGGAGGCCGTCGCCGCCCACCTCGACCTGCGCGGCGGTCTGTTCGTCCCGGTGCACTGGGCGACGTTCAACCTGGCCCTGCACGACTGGTCGGAGCCGGTGGACCGGCTGTGGGCCGAGGCGAAGGCCCGCGACGTGCGGCTCGCCGTGCCGCGCCCCGGCGAGCGGGTCGTGGTGGACGACCCGCCCCCGGTCGACGGCTGGTGGCAGGCGGTCGCCTGA
- a CDS encoding serine hydrolase: MTIRVNRRTALGFGTVATAGAVLGTAGPASAAATATTPRQAADQVAAAYAQETALAGGSWRAYVSVADPAGPPQVAVADESNVVLQAYSVNKVAVATAVLDKVDRGLLTLSQRVDVTASIVVPGGDGIFSLDGAYPSSVTLGHALAALLTVSDDTAVRLCGLVCPAAELNQILVAKGFPNTQVEPVANPNRFYLGTSTPRETHDLLRALVAGTLLSPASTSFLLNLLRSPIAFTDGIRREMSSAERARIGTKAGWFGSARQEAGVMFDAAGAPVLTYALFADGQARADDFGATHPAVQARARMGRRFLTAVDGLAGTGRTHRAPAHRPSNGG; encoded by the coding sequence TTGACCATCCGGGTGAACCGCAGGACCGCGCTGGGATTCGGAACGGTGGCCACGGCCGGGGCGGTGCTCGGCACCGCCGGGCCGGCGTCCGCCGCCGCGACCGCCACCACACCCCGGCAGGCCGCCGACCAGGTGGCCGCCGCGTACGCCCAGGAGACAGCGCTCGCGGGGGGCAGCTGGCGGGCGTACGTCAGTGTCGCCGACCCGGCGGGCCCGCCGCAGGTGGCCGTCGCCGACGAGTCGAACGTCGTGCTCCAGGCATACAGCGTCAACAAGGTCGCGGTGGCCACGGCGGTGCTGGACAAGGTGGACCGGGGGCTGCTGACGCTCAGCCAACGGGTCGACGTCACGGCCTCGATCGTGGTGCCGGGCGGAGACGGCATCTTCAGCCTCGACGGCGCGTACCCGAGCAGCGTCACCCTCGGGCACGCGCTGGCGGCCCTGCTCACCGTCTCCGACGACACCGCCGTGCGGCTCTGCGGCCTGGTCTGCCCGGCCGCCGAGCTGAACCAGATCCTCGTGGCGAAGGGCTTCCCGAACACGCAGGTGGAGCCGGTCGCCAATCCCAACCGGTTCTATCTGGGCACCAGCACCCCGCGGGAGACCCACGACCTGCTCCGCGCGCTGGTGGCCGGCACGCTGCTCTCGCCCGCCTCGACGTCGTTCCTGCTCAACCTGCTGCGCTCCCCCATCGCGTTCACCGACGGCATCCGGCGCGAGATGTCCTCGGCCGAGCGCGCCCGGATCGGCACCAAGGCGGGCTGGTTCGGCAGCGCCCGGCAGGAGGCCGGGGTGATGTTCGACGCGGCCGGCGCGCCGGTGCTCACGTACGCCCTGTTCGCCGACGGCCAGGCCCGCGCGGACGACTTCGGCGCGACCCATCCCGCCGTGCAGGCCCGGGCCCGGATGGGCCGCCGCTTCCTGACCGCGGTCGACGGGCTCGCCGGCACGGGGCGCACCCATCGCGCGCCGGCGCACCGCCCCAGCAACGGCGGCTGA